ACCGCCTGGTGAATCCGGACGGTAAAACCAATTTGCCTGTTTACATCTGTACACGCCACTGACACAGGAAAAGTGGTTCACCTTAAAGGGTTCGGTTTTATTAAGCTTTTTGGGATTACAGGCAAAGATGGAACAATTGAATACTGGGCAACAAACCATCTTGATATGGATGATCTTAAGCGACTTCAACTGTCTGAATTTTCATGGAAAATCGAAGAGTATCATCGTAACCTTAAACAGTTCTGTGGAGTGGAACGCTCTCATGTAAGAGCTGCCAAAGCTCAAAGAAATCATATCGGACTTGCAATAAGGACATTCTTGCGTTTTTCGGTCTTCAGTTTCAAGACAGGCCTCAGCTGTTTTGAACTCAAATACAGAATTATCAGGGATGCTGTCAGGAAATATATGGAGCACCCAGCTTGGACTTTTGAGGCAACTGCGTAACTCCTAGTTTTTTTATCATTGCATGGCCCTTCGTTGGCACCGGAAAGATGCAAGGTTTCTTACCCGGAAAGAAAGGAGAATCCGGAGCTGGCTTGTATCGATGCGGCAGCAGGAAAAAGACCTTCTTGCCGGAAATAAAGTCCTTCTGCTAACGGGACCGGACGGCCGGATTCAGGCCGCTTCTTTTCTGGCTATCCGTATGATCGGAAAAGATCCTTCAGGAAGTTTTATTTCCCAGTTTCCCGGTGCAAGGCCTGATCTTCAGGGTAATACAATCACCACACATGTCAGAGCCGAAGGGAAAATCACCCTCTGCTGGATACCCATTTCCATAACAGGCAGAAAGTGGCGGCTGGGGCTGGATATCACCGCTTATGCAGAAAAAGAAGTACGCCTGAATACGGAAAATGCACATTTCCGTGAACTGGCAGAAGATAAATCCGATGAACTTATGATCATCAGGCGCCGTTTTCAGGAAATTTCCCAGCTGGCAACACTGGGCCGCATGACAGCGGGCATATCCCATGATTTCAATAATATTCTTTCTTCCATTCTGGGGGCTTCCCAGTTGGCCGCAATAATAGAAGATGAAAAAAGAAAAGCCCATCACCTGGATACCATTGTCACCGCAGGATACCGGGCAAGGGATCTGATTCATCAGATACTTCACTTCAGCAGGCCCGATGAAAGGGGCTTTCATGCCTTTTCACTGAAGCCTCTGATTGCTGAAAGCCTGCGTCTCATCAGGGCCTCGCTTCCTGCCCACATAGCTGTTCGGTGTCAGAATGAAGTTTCCGATGCCTGCATCCATGGTAACCCAACCCGTCTTCACCAGCTCCTAATCAATCTTATGACCAACGCCTGCCATGCCATGGAAGATAATGGCGGCATTCTTCAGCTGAATATAGAAGGCTGTACAAGGGACGGGGCAGGGTGGGTGCGTATTTCCGTAAAAGATTCAGGCCACGGTATTTCAGAGGAGATCCGTCAGCGGATTTTTGAGCCTTTTTTTACCACCCGTGCCAACAGGGAAGGCCATGGGATGGGCCTGTCCCTTGTCAGGGAAGTGGTTGAAGAGCATGGCGGTCTGATTACGGTGGAAAGCAGCCCCGGTGCCGGAGCCCTTTTCTGTATTGAGCTGCCCCATGCCGCAGAAAAGGAAGAGGGCGGGGATATGGATCAAAGGCCTTTACAGGGCAGGGGCTTTGTTTTGATTGTGGAGGATGAGAGTTCTTTGCTGCAGATATTCAAAGAGATGGTGAGCTCTCTGGGCTATGGGGTGCATGGTGTTCAGGATGCAGGAGAAGCCCTGTCATGGCTTCGGGAAAACAGCAGTCTTGTGGATTTTGTACTTATGGATTATGCCATGCCCGGCATGAACGGTCTGACACTGGCCACCCAGATACGCAGGCTTTACCCGCACCCTTCCCTGATTCTCACAACGGGCTGTCCCCACTGGATACGGTATAAGGAAATACCTGACTTCATACTGGAAAAGCCTTTTTCCATGCAGGAACTCTCCCATGTCCTGATGCAGGCCGGAAAGAAGGATGCGGTGATTCTTCATGCCCCACACCCAGAGCCGTAACCCGGTACACGCTCCTGGCCTCTGTACTTACGCTTTGGTGCGGTTGAGGTAGGGCAGGTTCGTAAAGCTGATACCGTTGGTATCTCTGGTCACGGAATGTTAAATGAAGCACCATACGGAAAAACATGTTTTTTTGAAGGTTTTCAGGCTTGCCATGGTCGCTTCCATAAGGTTTTATGGAGAACAGCAGGTCCGGAATGTAGGTGGCTGCGGAAAAAGGTGCTTCTTTGGGAGGTTTAGGCCATGAAAGGGATGGTGGTCTGACAGGAAACCATCGTATGGGAGAATCGGGCTATATTTTTTGTTTTTAAGGATTCCGCCAGATAGGAAAGGAGGTTTTCTTGAGCAGACAGCAAAAAAATATTTTATCCTCCCCGCCTCCACAGGCAAAGGGGAGACCTCGTCTGGAGCTTTCACGCTCTCCTGTCCGCTGGGTGACAGCCTGCCTTTTTTTTGCCTTTACCCTCTGGATGACCCTGCGTTTCGGCTGGACAGCGGAAGACGTTTTCTGGGCTTTCTGGGTGACATCATTTTTGTCAACGCTTTTGATTCTGCTTTCCTGCCTTGCCCTTTATCCTTTCTTTCCCCATGCCTTTACCGCAGAAAACCCAGCCGGAGAGGCT
This is a stretch of genomic DNA from Desulfobotulus mexicanus. It encodes these proteins:
- a CDS encoding hybrid sensor histidine kinase/response regulator, encoding MRQQEKDLLAGNKVLLLTGPDGRIQAASFLAIRMIGKDPSGSFISQFPGARPDLQGNTITTHVRAEGKITLCWIPISITGRKWRLGLDITAYAEKEVRLNTENAHFRELAEDKSDELMIIRRRFQEISQLATLGRMTAGISHDFNNILSSILGASQLAAIIEDEKRKAHHLDTIVTAGYRARDLIHQILHFSRPDERGFHAFSLKPLIAESLRLIRASLPAHIAVRCQNEVSDACIHGNPTRLHQLLINLMTNACHAMEDNGGILQLNIEGCTRDGAGWVRISVKDSGHGISEEIRQRIFEPFFTTRANREGHGMGLSLVREVVEEHGGLITVESSPGAGALFCIELPHAAEKEEGGDMDQRPLQGRGFVLIVEDESSLLQIFKEMVSSLGYGVHGVQDAGEALSWLRENSSLVDFVLMDYAMPGMNGLTLATQIRRLYPHPSLILTTGCPHWIRYKEIPDFILEKPFSMQELSHVLMQAGKKDAVILHAPHPEP